From the genome of Geobacter sp. SVR, one region includes:
- the gmhB gene encoding D-glycero-beta-D-manno-heptose 1,7-bisphosphate 7-phosphatase encodes MVFQEFVKGEYVHMKRAVFLDRDGTINQEKEYLYRIEDFEFVPGAPEAIRILNDAGFLVVVVTNQSGVARGYYGEEDVETLHRHIAAELERSGARVDAWLYCPHHPDGKGSYALPCRCRKPLPGMLVDAAVRFGIDLSASVMIGDKRIDVEAAMAAGCRPVLVRSGYGSGEEKLMPPGVDVYDDLYAAAVRLQSR; translated from the coding sequence ATTGTTTTTCAGGAGTTTGTCAAAGGAGAATATGTTCACATGAAGCGGGCTGTATTTCTGGACAGGGATGGCACCATCAATCAGGAGAAGGAATATCTCTACCGGATCGAGGATTTCGAATTCGTGCCAGGTGCACCCGAGGCGATCCGGATTCTGAACGATGCCGGTTTTCTGGTGGTGGTTGTCACCAATCAGTCCGGCGTAGCCCGGGGGTATTACGGTGAGGAAGATGTGGAGACCTTGCATCGCCATATCGCCGCGGAACTGGAGCGGTCCGGGGCACGGGTGGATGCCTGGCTGTACTGTCCCCACCACCCGGACGGGAAGGGGAGCTACGCCCTGCCGTGCCGCTGCCGCAAGCCGTTGCCGGGAATGCTCGTGGATGCTGCCGTGCGATTCGGCATCGATCTGTCCGCCTCGGTGATGATCGGCGATAAACGGATCGATGTCGAAGCTGCCATGGCGGCCGGCTGCCGGCCGGTTCTGGTGAGGAGCGGATACGGCAGCGGAGAGGAAAAACTGATGCCTCCGGGGGTCGATGTCTACGACGATCTCTACGCAGCGGCAGTCCGGTTGCAATCCCGCTGA
- a CDS encoding metallophosphoesterase, whose protein sequence is MRIIVMSDTHGNYPQALKACQQAEPFDLVIHLGDGGDDVDVLSHCLDREVIHVAGNCDHGSKAPRELIRECAGKRLLLLHGDQYRVKRGLQDLERHASALGVDAVLFGHTHCAAVVPLSGMLFVNPGTLIKTGSANTFAILEIGPSGIDASLHEIDPSL, encoded by the coding sequence ATGCGTATTATAGTCATGTCAGACACTCACGGCAACTACCCGCAGGCTCTCAAGGCCTGTCAGCAGGCGGAACCTTTCGATCTGGTCATACATCTCGGTGACGGCGGCGACGACGTGGACGTACTGTCGCACTGCCTCGACAGGGAGGTCATTCATGTGGCCGGCAACTGCGACCACGGTTCAAAGGCTCCCCGCGAGCTGATCCGGGAGTGTGCCGGTAAACGGTTGTTGCTGCTGCATGGCGATCAGTATCGTGTCAAAAGAGGGCTGCAGGATCTCGAACGCCACGCATCGGCACTCGGGGTGGATGCGGTACTGTTCGGACATACCCACTGTGCCGCCGTGGTACCCCTGTCCGGCATGCTGTTCGTCAACCCCGGCACCCTGATCAAGACCGGCAGCGCCAATACCTTTGCCATCCTTGAAATCGGTCCGTCAGGGATCGATGCCAGCCTGCACGAGATCGACCCCAGTCTCTGA
- a CDS encoding 3-deoxy-7-phosphoheptulonate synthase, producing MIKTNNLKISAITPIIAPADLRQVLPLSDSDRAFVSTSRERIKNILQRRDPRLMVVVGPCSIHDPEAAIDYAKRLAALSRRVEDQLLLIMRVYFEKPRTTVGWKGLINDPDMNGSHMISKGLGIARGLLSRLTQLGVPVANEMLDPITPEYVADMISWGAIGARTTESQTHRELASGLSFPIGFKNGTDGNLQIAIDAMIAAQHPHSFLGINREGRTSIIRTTGNPDVHIVLRGSSRKPNYHVEDIAQTEESLRKNNLFPTIMVDCSHGNSNKDYLKQPLVLESVVQQVVEGNRSISGVMIESFLSAGNQKVPADHSQLKYGVSITDACIDWPTTEQILLDAHARLKNRG from the coding sequence ATGATCAAGACCAACAATCTGAAAATTTCGGCGATCACCCCGATTATAGCACCGGCCGACCTGCGGCAGGTCCTGCCGCTTTCCGACAGCGACCGGGCCTTTGTCAGCACGAGCCGCGAGCGCATCAAGAACATCCTTCAGCGCCGGGACCCTCGCTTGATGGTGGTGGTCGGTCCTTGTTCGATCCACGATCCGGAGGCGGCCATCGATTACGCCAAGCGCCTGGCGGCCCTTTCCCGCCGAGTGGAGGACCAACTGCTGTTGATCATGCGGGTCTACTTCGAGAAACCCCGCACCACGGTCGGCTGGAAAGGGCTGATCAACGACCCGGACATGAACGGCAGCCACATGATATCCAAGGGGCTCGGCATCGCCCGGGGACTGCTCAGCAGGCTTACGCAGCTGGGCGTGCCGGTGGCCAACGAGATGCTCGACCCGATTACCCCCGAGTACGTGGCGGACATGATCAGCTGGGGAGCCATCGGCGCCCGCACCACCGAATCCCAGACTCATCGCGAACTGGCCAGCGGCTTGTCCTTTCCGATCGGCTTCAAGAACGGTACCGACGGCAACCTGCAGATCGCTATCGATGCCATGATCGCGGCCCAGCACCCGCACAGCTTCCTGGGGATCAACCGCGAGGGGCGCACGTCGATCATCCGGACCACCGGCAACCCCGATGTGCATATCGTCCTGCGGGGGAGCTCACGCAAACCCAATTACCATGTCGAGGACATCGCCCAGACCGAAGAGAGCCTCAGAAAGAACAACCTGTTTCCGACCATCATGGTTGACTGCAGCCACGGCAATTCCAACAAGGATTACCTGAAGCAGCCGCTCGTACTGGAGAGTGTCGTTCAGCAGGTCGTGGAGGGAAACAGGTCCATTTCGGGGGTCATGATCGAAAGTTTTCTGTCTGCCGGCAACCAGAAGGTTCCGGCCGACCACAGCCAGTTGAAGTACGGGGTTTCGATCACCGACGCCTGTATCGACTGGCCGACGACCGAGCAGATTCTGCTGGATGCTCACGCAAGGCTTAAAAACAGAGGCTAA
- the rfbA gene encoding glucose-1-phosphate thymidylyltransferase RfbA yields MSQGITKGIILAGGAGSRLYPLTLVASKQLQPVYDKPMIYYPLATLMAAGIKDILLISTPQDTPRFVTLLGDGSRWGISITYKVQPEPKGIAQAFLIGQDFIDDRPVALILGDNIFYGKMNLDRIVGEFTGGARIFGYQVHDPERYGVVEFDPTGKVLSIEEKPKQPKSHYAVPGLYLYDRNVVAIAKSIAPSARGELEITDVNLEYLRRGELTVERLGRGIAWLDTGTHKSLLEASIFIETIESRQGLKIACLEEIALRRGFIDCAQMQQVIDSTPASSYRSYLQRVYHEAELLCA; encoded by the coding sequence ATGTCCCAGGGCATTACCAAAGGCATCATTCTGGCAGGCGGAGCGGGCAGCCGGCTCTACCCCCTGACCCTCGTTGCCAGCAAGCAGCTCCAGCCGGTCTACGACAAACCGATGATTTACTACCCTTTGGCAACCCTGATGGCAGCGGGCATCAAAGACATACTACTGATTTCGACACCGCAGGATACCCCGCGTTTCGTAACACTGCTCGGCGATGGGTCCCGCTGGGGAATTTCGATCACCTATAAGGTGCAGCCGGAGCCGAAAGGGATCGCCCAGGCCTTTCTGATCGGCCAGGATTTTATCGACGATCGACCGGTGGCCTTGATTCTGGGGGACAACATCTTTTACGGCAAGATGAACCTGGACCGCATCGTGGGTGAATTCACGGGCGGGGCAAGGATCTTCGGCTACCAGGTACATGATCCGGAACGCTATGGGGTGGTGGAATTCGACCCAACCGGAAAGGTGCTCAGCATCGAGGAGAAGCCGAAACAGCCGAAATCCCACTACGCCGTGCCCGGACTCTATCTGTACGACCGGAACGTCGTAGCCATAGCCAAGTCGATCGCACCTTCGGCGCGTGGCGAGCTTGAAATTACCGACGTCAACCTGGAGTATCTGCGCCGTGGGGAATTGACCGTCGAACGCCTGGGGCGCGGCATCGCCTGGCTGGACACCGGTACCCACAAGAGCCTCTTGGAAGCGAGCATCTTCATCGAAACCATCGAATCCCGCCAAGGCCTTAAAATTGCCTGCCTGGAGGAGATCGCCCTGCGCCGGGGGTTCATCGACTGCGCGCAGATGCAGCAGGTGATCGACAGCACCCCCGCCTCCTCGTATCGCAGCTACCTGCAGCGTGTCTATCACGAGGCAGAGCTGCTGTGCGCCTGA
- the pssA gene encoding CDP-diacylglycerol--serine O-phosphatidyltransferase, translated as MNSETREETTEKNENIKRGIYILPNLVTTGSLFAGFYSLVSTLNGNYSTAAVWIFLSAICDGLDGKIARMTGSTSKFGVEYDSLADLVAFGVTPALMVYAWALKPFGRVGWLAAFLFVACGALRLARFNVQVNTVESKRFVGLPIPAAASMVASTVLFFHHFNRLPQELIQAPYMFKRLAVITLIYLLAFLMVSNFRYYSFKDPALIKRQPFGFLLLAIVVLIVVAAEPVVMTFAIMLCYVLSGPIAFLCSWPRRRRLEKAVHKGHEASHRSGEQ; from the coding sequence ATGAACTCTGAGACGCGGGAAGAGACAACGGAAAAAAACGAAAACATCAAGCGCGGCATCTACATCCTGCCCAATCTGGTGACCACCGGCAGCCTGTTTGCCGGTTTCTACAGCCTGGTCTCCACCTTGAACGGCAATTACAGCACCGCAGCTGTGTGGATCTTCCTTTCGGCCATCTGCGACGGGCTGGACGGCAAGATCGCGCGCATGACCGGTTCGACCAGCAAGTTCGGGGTGGAATACGATTCATTGGCCGATCTGGTCGCCTTTGGCGTGACGCCGGCGCTGATGGTCTATGCCTGGGCATTGAAACCATTCGGCAGGGTCGGCTGGCTGGCCGCTTTCCTGTTTGTGGCCTGCGGCGCGCTGCGGCTGGCCCGTTTCAACGTGCAGGTGAATACGGTTGAGAGCAAGCGCTTCGTCGGCTTGCCTATACCGGCAGCCGCCAGCATGGTCGCCTCCACCGTACTGTTCTTCCATCACTTCAACCGGCTGCCCCAGGAACTGATCCAGGCCCCGTATATGTTCAAGCGCCTGGCAGTCATCACCCTGATCTATCTGCTGGCATTTCTGATGGTATCCAATTTCCGGTACTATTCCTTCAAGGACCCGGCCCTGATCAAGCGTCAGCCATTCGGATTCCTGCTGCTGGCAATAGTCGTGCTGATCGTGGTTGCTGCCGAACCGGTGGTGATGACCTTTGCAATCATGCTCTGTTATGTGCTGTCGGGGCCGATCGCATTCCTGTGCAGCTGGCCGCGACGCCGCAGACTGGAGAAGGCGGTGCATAAGGGGCATGAGGCCTCGCACCGCTCCGGTGAACAATAG
- the sppA gene encoding signal peptide peptidase SppA, whose translation MSKRTLFVVGGAILFVMVLFLVSVQIAKSLIGTDSESKLVAGEGVGLVEVKGMILDSKDTIRQLRYFLKKDDIKAVVLRVDSPGGVVAPSQEISDQVAKFAAKKKIIVSMGSLAASGGYYISAPASMIFANPGTITASIGVILKLSNIETLMDKIGIKSYTLKTGKYKDSGSPLRQMSPEDRAMLQAVIDNTHEQFVRAVAAGRKLPVEDVRKIADGRILSGEQALALKLVDRLGTLQDAVEEAGRQAGIKGEPEVVLPPKKKLNYMDLLVEGAEGSFKNALGQAAGGMKLMYEAE comes from the coding sequence ATGTCCAAAAGAACACTCTTCGTCGTAGGTGGCGCCATCCTCTTCGTGATGGTACTTTTCCTGGTCTCGGTGCAGATTGCCAAGAGTCTGATCGGGACCGACAGCGAGTCAAAACTGGTTGCAGGTGAAGGGGTGGGGCTGGTTGAGGTCAAAGGCATGATCCTCGACTCCAAGGATACCATCCGACAGTTGCGGTATTTCCTCAAAAAGGACGATATCAAGGCCGTTGTGCTGCGGGTGGATTCTCCCGGCGGCGTTGTGGCTCCCTCCCAGGAAATCAGCGATCAGGTGGCGAAATTCGCGGCCAAGAAGAAGATCATCGTCTCGATGGGGAGTCTGGCCGCCTCAGGGGGCTACTATATTTCGGCCCCGGCTTCGATGATATTTGCCAACCCCGGCACCATCACCGCCAGCATAGGAGTGATTCTCAAGCTTTCGAACATCGAAACCCTGATGGACAAGATCGGAATCAAGTCCTATACGCTGAAGACGGGCAAGTACAAGGATTCAGGATCTCCGTTGCGCCAGATGTCCCCCGAGGACCGGGCCATGCTCCAGGCGGTGATCGACAACACCCATGAGCAGTTCGTCCGTGCCGTGGCAGCCGGGCGTAAACTGCCGGTCGAAGATGTGCGCAAGATCGCCGATGGCCGGATTCTTTCCGGCGAGCAGGCTCTGGCCCTGAAACTGGTGGACCGCCTCGGGACATTGCAGGATGCCGTGGAGGAGGCGGGCCGGCAGGCGGGCATAAAAGGGGAGCCGGAGGTAGTGCTGCCCCCGAAGAAGAAGCTGAATTACATGGATCTGCTGGTGGAAGGGGCGGAGGGGAGTTTCAAGAATGCGCTGGGCCAAGCGGCCGGCGGCATGAAGCTGATGTATGAGGCGGAATGA
- the ilvC gene encoding ketol-acid reductoisomerase produces MKVYYDRDCDLKLIKKKKVTIVGYGSQGHAHACNLKDSGVDVTVALRKGSASAAKAKNAGLKVATVAEAVASADLVMILTPDEFQSRLYREEIEPKLKKGATLAFAHGFAIHYNQIVPRADLDVIMIAPKAPGHTVRSEFVKGGGIPDLIAIFQDASGKARSVALSYASAIGGGRTGIIETTFKDETETDLFGEQAVLCGGAVELVKAGFETLVDAGYAPEMAYFECLHELKLIVDLMYEGGIANMNYSISNNAEYGEYVTGPQVINDQSRAAMKECLKNIQTGEYAKRFILEGMSNYPEMTARRRLNAAHPIEQVGERLRSMMPWIQKIVDKTKN; encoded by the coding sequence TGATCAAAAAGAAAAAGGTGACCATTGTCGGGTACGGTTCTCAGGGACATGCCCATGCCTGCAACCTCAAGGATTCGGGCGTTGATGTTACCGTGGCGCTGCGCAAGGGCTCGGCTTCCGCGGCCAAGGCCAAGAATGCCGGCCTCAAGGTGGCGACCGTTGCCGAGGCTGTTGCCTCCGCCGACCTGGTGATGATCCTGACTCCGGACGAGTTCCAGTCCCGCCTGTACCGCGAAGAGATCGAGCCGAAACTTAAAAAAGGCGCTACCCTGGCCTTTGCCCACGGCTTTGCCATCCACTACAACCAGATCGTGCCGCGTGCCGACCTGGATGTTATCATGATCGCTCCCAAGGCGCCCGGTCATACCGTTCGTTCCGAGTTCGTGAAGGGGGGCGGAATTCCCGACCTGATCGCCATTTTCCAGGATGCATCGGGCAAGGCCCGGAGCGTGGCCCTCTCCTACGCCAGCGCTATCGGCGGCGGCCGTACCGGCATCATCGAAACCACCTTCAAGGATGAGACCGAGACTGACCTGTTCGGCGAGCAGGCCGTGCTGTGCGGCGGGGCGGTGGAATTGGTGAAGGCCGGTTTCGAAACCCTGGTGGATGCAGGATATGCTCCTGAGATGGCCTACTTCGAGTGCCTGCACGAGCTGAAGCTGATCGTGGACCTCATGTACGAGGGGGGTATCGCCAACATGAACTACTCCATCTCCAATAATGCCGAGTACGGCGAGTACGTCACCGGTCCGCAGGTCATCAACGATCAGAGCCGGGCTGCCATGAAGGAGTGCCTGAAGAACATTCAGACCGGCGAGTACGCCAAGCGCTTCATCCTGGAAGGGATGTCTAACTATCCCGAAATGACTGCCCGTCGCCGTCTCAATGCCGCCCATCCGATCGAGCAGGTCGGCGAACGTCTCCGGAGCATGATGCCCTGGATCCAAAAGATCGTCGACAAGACCAAGAACTAG
- a CDS encoding phosphatidylserine decarboxylase family protein, with the protein MNKNTPFAREGYPFIAFSLGLTLLLALSAWKLCSIVLVIPAVISLLLTGFVLYFFRNPERTPPADERAVVAPADGTVIVVERVPETPLKCEALKISIFMSVFNVHVNRVPFNGTVLETNYECGKFYDARDGRASCENERNGIVLETDRGVRMAFVQIAGLIARRIVSYPRVGDRLIRGERYGLIRFGSRVDVYLPADAAPEVKLGDTTVAGETVLARIG; encoded by the coding sequence ATGAACAAAAATACCCCTTTTGCCAGGGAAGGCTATCCCTTCATCGCTTTTTCCCTCGGATTGACGTTGCTGCTGGCACTTTCCGCCTGGAAGCTCTGTTCGATCGTTCTCGTCATCCCCGCTGTCATCTCTCTTCTACTCACCGGTTTCGTGCTCTACTTCTTCCGGAATCCCGAACGGACGCCGCCCGCTGACGAGCGTGCCGTGGTCGCTCCGGCCGACGGAACCGTGATCGTGGTCGAACGGGTGCCGGAGACGCCGCTCAAGTGCGAAGCGCTCAAGATCAGCATTTTCATGTCGGTCTTCAATGTGCATGTCAACAGGGTGCCTTTCAACGGCACCGTTCTGGAGACGAATTACGAGTGCGGTAAGTTTTACGATGCACGGGACGGCCGGGCATCATGCGAAAACGAGCGCAACGGGATCGTTCTCGAAACCGATCGCGGCGTCAGAATGGCATTTGTGCAGATCGCGGGACTGATCGCACGGCGGATCGTCAGCTATCCACGCGTCGGCGACCGCCTGATCCGCGGCGAGCGCTACGGACTGATCCGTTTCGGCTCGCGAGTGGATGTCTATCTGCCGGCCGATGCAGCGCCGGAGGTCAAGCTGGGCGATACCACCGTGGCCGGCGAGACGGTGCTGGCCCGTATCGGGTAA